One window of the Cryptomeria japonica chromosome 7, Sugi_1.0, whole genome shotgun sequence genome contains the following:
- the LOC131038987 gene encoding heavy metal-associated isoprenylated plant protein 32-like, translating to MGVVELRVGMHCDKCIQEIKRAIRRLEGIETYRVDKVLHKVTVTGDVTPKMVLKTLIRSGKPASYWVT from the exons ATGGGG GTGGTTGAGCTGAGAGTGGGTATGCACTGTGATAAGTGCATACAAGAAATCAAGAGAGCAATACGGAGACTGGAAGGAATAGAGACATACAGAGTGGATAAAGTATTACATAAAGTCACTGTCACAGGTGACGTCACACCCAAAATGGTGTTGAAGACATTGATTAGATCAGGGAAGCCTGCCTCCTATTGGGTCACTTAA